Proteins encoded in a region of the Quercus lobata isolate SW786 chromosome 8, ValleyOak3.0 Primary Assembly, whole genome shotgun sequence genome:
- the LOC115956732 gene encoding uncharacterized protein LOC115956732 encodes MRKVNRLEDAVQTLKKLGLESTSELFMLALSVLVSMKESNWDRKMEVLKSFGWSEEDIWSVFKSNPLCLGCSEEKMKSAMDFYVNTMEMDVETIICYPRFLMYAVDKRLRPRYNVLKVLKSKNLFKEGKNYASLFNQAENTFYKNYVVKDSDSIPDLMELYRGITMVEDKDS; translated from the coding sequence ATGCGGAAAGTCAACAGGTTGGAAGATGCAGTACAAACTCTCAAAAAATTGGGTCTAGAATCGACTTCTGAGTTGTTTATGCTTGCTCTTAGCGTATTGGTTTCCATGAAGGAATCAAATTGGGACAGAAAAATGGAAGTGTTGAAGAGTTTCGGGTGGTCTGAAGAGGATATTTGGTCGGTTTTTAAGAGTAACCCGCTTTGTTTGGGTTGCTCGGAGGAGAAAATGAAGAGTGCAATGGATTTCTATGTGAATACCATGGAGATGGATGTAGAGACTATAATTTGTTACCCCAGATTTCTTATGTATGCTGTTGATAAAAGGCTTCGTCCAAGGTATAATGTCTTGAAGGTTTTGAAGTCAAAGAATCTGTTTAAAGAGGGCAAGAATTATGCTTCGCTTTTTAATCAAGCTGAAAACACTTTCTACAAGAATTATGTTGTTAAGGATTCAGATAGCATACCAGACTTAATGGAGTTATACCGTGGTATCACTATGGTAGAGGATAAAGATAGCTGA
- the LOC115958291 gene encoding glycosyltransferase BC10-like, with product MSRKRASPPIRHLWRFLSNLIIFLCVFLCLFAFVRLHFQSSISTSPSYSALHYHDDHHFEGPPKIAFLFLVRKDLPLDFLWGAFFKNGDAANLSIYIHSEPRFVFDETTTSSAFFYGRQLINSIQVVWGESSMIMAERLLLEKALEDPANQRFILLSDSCIPLYDFSYIYNAVMSSPKSFVDSFINIDEDRYDPKMSPAIPEEKWRKGSQWIALVRRHAEIVVGDDIIFPVFREFCKRWPPTDLTKRRQILEFGFRFMFPWLTSLQNPHNCIPDEHYVPTLLAMSGLEDELERRSLTYTLWNHSAMRNDTKSWHPITFDRDDASPQEIKKIKDINHVYYESENRTAQCSINSKLTPCFLFARKFTYGAAIRVLTMGLVGPYDILALTKATASKRKSKQYT from the exons ATGTCAAGGAAGCGAGCATCACCACCCATACGCCACTTGTGGAGGTTTTTGTCAAACCTCATAATCTTTCTTTGTGTCTTCCTTTGTCTATTTGCTTTTGTCAGGCTGCACTTTCAATCATCAATCTCTACGTCTCCAAGTTATAGTGCATTACATTATCATGATGATCACCATTTTGAAGGCCCTCCAAAGAttgcttttctctttctcgTTCGCAAAGACCTTCCTCTTGATTTTCTCTGGGGTGCCTTCTTCAAG AATGGTGATGCGGCAAATTTATCGATTTATATTCATTCAGAGCCCCGTTTCGTGTTTGATGAGACAACAACAAGTTCAGCATTCTTTTATGGCCGACAGCTAATCAATAGCATTCAG GTAGTCTGGGGAGAATCAAGTATGATAATGGCAGAGCGGTTATTACTTGAAAAAGCACTTGAAGATCCAGCCAATCAGAGATTTATTCTTCTCTCTGATAG TTGTATACCGTTGTACGACTTCAGTTACATCTACAACGCTGTGATGTCTTCTCCAAAAAGTTTTGTGGACAG CTTTATTAACATCGATGAAGATCGCTATGATCCAAAGATGTCACCTGCAATACCAGAGGAGAAATGGCGAAAAGGATCCCAG TGGATTGCTTTGGTCAGAAGACATGCAGAAATTGTCGTGGGTGACGACATAATTTTTCCTGTGTTCAGGGAATTTTGCAAG CGATGGCCACCGACAGACTTAACAAAGAGAAGGCAAATTCTT GAATTTGGTTTCAGATTTATGTTCCCATGGCTTACATCACTTCAGAATCCCCACAATTGTATCCCAGATGAACATTATGTGCCGACACTACTTGCA ATGAGTGGACTTGAAGACGAACTTGAACGAAGATCATTGACCTACACATTATGGAATCATTCTGCCATGAGAAATGATACAAAATCTTGGCACCCTATCACATTCGATCGTGATGATGCAAGCCCtcaagaaatcaaaaaaataaag GATATCAACCATGTCTATTATGAGTCTGAAAACCGGACTGCACAGTGCTCAATCAATTCTAAACTTACTCCATGTTTCTTATTCGCAAGAAAGTTCACATATGGCGCGGCCATCCGTGTATTGACTATGGGATTGGTTGGTCCCTATGATATTCTTGCATTAACAAAGGCAACAGCTtcgaaaagaaaaagtaaacaaTATACATAA